Proteins found in one Numida meleagris isolate 19003 breed g44 Domestic line chromosome 25, NumMel1.0, whole genome shotgun sequence genomic segment:
- the GOLT1A gene encoding vesicle transport protein GOT1A: protein MALARGEKPQGHLWEGMGWGGPEKSEGSRAVSPKPRLSPSSTGIGVGLVGFGIFFILFGMLLYFDSVLLAFGNILFLSGLVFIIGFRRTFTFFFQRQKMKGTSFFLGGVLIVLMRWPLLGMLLEAYGFITLFRSFFPVAFGFLGSLVNIPFLSKLLEKLGDSSSIV, encoded by the exons ATGGCGCTGGCTCGTGGAGAGAAACCACAAGGGCATCTCTgggagggaatgggatggggtGGCCCTGAGAAGAGtgaggggagcagagcagtgagccCAAAGCCTCGTCTCAGCCCATCGTCCACAGGGATCGGTGTGGGGCTGGTCGGCTTCGGCATCTTCTTCATCCTCTTTGGGATGCTCTTGTACTTCGACTCGGTGCTCCTGGCCTTTGGGAAC aTCCTCTTTCTCTCCGGTTTGGTCTTCATCATCGGCTTCAGGAGGACCTTCACCTTCTTCTTCCAAAGGCAAAAGATGAAGGGCACCAGCTTCTTCCTTGGGGGGGTCCTCATCGTCCTCATGCGGTGGCCGCTCttggggatgctgctggaggCTTACGGCTTCATCACCCTCTTCAG GAGTTTTTTCCCCGtggcttttggttttttggGCTCGCTGGTGAATATCCCCTTTCTGAGCAAG CTCTTGGAGAAACTGGGTGACAGCAGCTCCATAGTGTGA